In the genome of Tripterygium wilfordii isolate XIE 37 chromosome 19, ASM1340144v1, whole genome shotgun sequence, one region contains:
- the LOC119986260 gene encoding beta-glucuronosyltransferase GlcAT14B-like isoform X2 encodes MIRVWNGYFKHGEEMDFPTCRSKGDLEKLWRTLKALYHPRNQYVVHLDLESPAEERLELASRVEKNPVFSKVGNVYMITKANMVTYKGPTMVSNTLHACAVLLKRSKDWDWFINLSASDYPLVTQDDLIHTFSTLNRNLNFIEHSSHLGWKEDKRAMPLIIDPGLYSSKKTDIYWASPRRTLPTSFKLFTGSAWMVLTHSFVEYLIWGWDNLPRTLLMYYANFVSSPEGYFHTVICNVPEYAQTAVNHDLHYISWDNPPKQHPHVLSLNDTEKMIASGAAFARKFRQNDPVLDKIDRDLLGRKNGSFTPGGWCANRPKCSKIGDPSKIKPGPGAQRLRRLIGRLALMAKLGQNQCK; translated from the exons ATGATAAGGGTTTGGAATGGGTACTTTAAGCATGGAGAAGAAATGGATTTTCCCACTTGTC GGTCGAAAGGTGATTTAGAAAAGCTTTGGAGAACTCTAAAGGCATTGTATCATCCACGGAATCAGTATGTTGTTCATTTGGATCTTGAGTCACCAGCAGAAGAAAGGTTGGAGCTTGCTTCTCGAGTAGAAAAAAATCCAGTTTTCTCAAAGGTTGGGAATGTCTACATGATCACCAAAGCCAACATGGTGACCTATAAAGGACCAACTATGGTTTCTAATACACTTCATGCTTGTGCTGTTCTTCTGAAGAGGAGTAAAGATTGGGACTGGTTCATCAACCTCAGTGCTTCTGATTATCCTCTTGTGACCCAAGATG ATCTTATTCACACTTTTTCAACTTTAAACCGAAATCTAAATTTTATAGAGCATTCAAGTCATCTTGGCTGGAAGGA GGATAAAAGAGCAATGCCTTTGATTATAGATCCTGGGCTCTACTCATCAAAAAAGACAGACATATACTGGGCCTCGCCTCGGAGAACTTTGCCGACATCATTCAAATTATTTACCG GTTCAGCATGGATGGTTTTGACGCATTCATTTGTAGAGTACTTAATTTGGGGTTGGGACAATCTACCTAGGACTCTTCTAATGTACTACGCAAACTTCGTCTCTTCCCCTGAAGGCTACTTCCATACAGTTATTTGCAATGTCCCAGAATATGCTCAGACAGCCGTCAATCATGACCTGCATTACATTTCCTGGGACAATCCCCCGAAGCAGCACCCTCACGTCCTTTCGCTTAATGACACGGAGAAGATGATTGCTAGTGGTGCTGCCTTTGCCAGAAAATTCAGACAAAATGACCCTGTCTTGGATAAGATAGACAGGGATTTACTTGGCCGGAAGAATGGAAGCTTCACACCTGGTGGTTGGTGTGCTAATCGCCCCAAATGCTCTAAGATTGGTGATCCATCCAAGATCAAACCAGGTCCTGGAGCTCAAAGGCTTCGACGTCTCATTGGTAGGTTGGCTCTGATGGCTAAACTTGGTCAAAATCAGTGTAAATAG
- the LOC119985214 gene encoding protein SPA1-RELATED 3-like — MEGSSGSAWQTSDSSRGLNTSGVSDRNLVLPVPQEKESDRVLMAHNDQLRNQIDMSRVFEDETAAEPEPFVHEVEWDDVSLRQWLDRPERSIDVFECLHIFRQIVEIVNAAHSQGVVVHNVRPSCFVMSSFSRVSFIESASCSDSGSDSLEDELNNQSQQRSRLGVEDFTPQPDPTIAFSEASCMQSSSAYATNASLAEDTLVNRIRDWRSIEQVDEKQSFPMKQILLLETNWYTSPEELTGASNSCSSDIYRVGVLLFELFCPFSSREEKARTMSSLRHRVLPPQLLLRWPKEASFCLWLLHPEPTGRPKMSELLQSEFLNEPRDNLEERRAAIELKETIEEQDLLLEFLMLIKQRKQEAADKLQDTVSFLCSDVEEVVGMLKFLKKKRGPSTEPGKDDHLMSYLPSSETGDNGDFAGLGSRKRLRPGVNLEGVEDCDDNSGDAQNSDALVTQEQESILHKSSRLMKNFKKLESAYFLTRCRPIRALRKPLNVHSPMSSDGRGSVVVTERSSISNLASKEQDSNKQGGQITPFAEGLCKFLSFSKLRVKADLKQGDLLNSSNLVCSLSFDRDGEFFATAGVNKKIKVFECDTIINETHDIHYPVVEMSGRSKLSSICWNSYIKSQIASSNFEGVVQVWDVTRSQVVTEMREHEKRVWSIDFSSADPTMLASGSDDGCVKLWSINQGVSIGTIKTKANVCCVQFPMNSSRYLAFGSADHKIYYYDLRNSRVPLCTLVGHNKTVSYVKFVDAANIVSASTDNTLKLWDLSLSTSRVIDTPLQSFNGHKNVKNFVGLSVSNGFIATGSETNEVVIYHKAFPMPALSFKFHDTDPLSGLETDDTAQFISSVCWRNHSSTLVAANSTGNIKFLEMV; from the exons ATGGAGGGTTCATCTGGGTCTGCTTGGCAGACATCTGATAGTTCTAGGGGATTGAATACTTCTGGTGTATCAGACAGGAACCTGGTCCTTCCAGTACCACAGGAGAAGGAGTCTGATAGAGTCTTGATGGCTCATAATGATCAACTCAGGAATCAGATAGATATGTCTCGGGTGTTTGAGGATGAGACAGCAGCAGAACCTGAACCTTTTGTCCATGAGGTAGAATGGGATGATGTTAGCTTGAGGCAGTGGTTGGACAGACCAGAAAGATCTATTGATGTCTTTGAATGTTTACATATCTTCAGACAAATAGTAGAAATTGTAAATGCGGCACATTCACAAGGAGTTGTTGTTCATAATGTTCGACCTTCCTGCTTTGTCATGTCTTCTTTTAGCCGTGTCTCCTTCATTGAGTCTGCTTCTTGTTCAGATTCAGGGTCGGATTCCCTGGAGGATGAATTAAACAACCAAAGCCAGCAGAGGAGCAGATTAGGAGTTGAAGATTTTACACCCCAGCCTGATCCTACAATTGCTTTTTCAGAAGCTAGTTGCATGCAGTCTAGTTCGGCTTATGCAACCAATGCTTCATTAGCGGAAGACACTTTAGTAAATAGAATCAGAGATTGGAGGAGTATTGAACAAGTTGATGAGAAGCAATCATTTCCAATGAAACAAATACTACTTTTGGAGACCAATTGGTATACTAGTCCTGAAGAGCTCACTGGTGCCTCGAATTCGTGTTCGTCGGATATATATCGAGTTGGAGTTCTTCTTTTTGAG TTATTTTGCCCATTTAGCTCGAGAGAAGAGAAAGCCAGAACTATGTCTAGTCTCAGACATAGGGTTCTTCCTCCTCAATTGCTTTTGAGGTGGCCAAAAGAGGCGTCATTTTGCTTATGGCTACTGCATCCTGAGCCAACCGGTCGGCCAAAAATGAG TGAATTGTTACAGAGTGAGTTTCTTAATGAACCTAGAGATAACTTGGAAGAACGTCGAGCAGCTATAGAGCTGAAAGAGACAATAGAGGAGCAGGATTTGCTGTTGGAATTCCTTATGTTGATAAAGCAAAGAAAACAGGAAGCTGCTGATAAGTTGCAAGATACTGTTTCCTTTTTGTGTTCCGATGTTGAGGAAGTTGTAGGCATGCTTAAATTTCTCAAGAAAAAGAGAGGCCCGAGCACAGAACCGGGGAAGGATGATCATTTGATGTCATATCTCCCTTCTTCAGAAACTGGTGATAACGGTGATTTTGCTGGCTTGGGCTCCAGGAAACGTTTGAGGCCTGGAGTTAATTTGGAAGGTGTCGAAGATTGTGATGACAATTCAGGGGATGCCCAGAACTCAGATGCTCTTGTTACCCAAGAACAAGAGAGTATTCTCCATAAAAGTTCTCGATTGATGAAGAATTTTAAGAAACTCGAGTCAGCTTATTTTTTGACAAGGTGCAGACCAATTAGGGCATTGAGGAAACCACTGAACGTGCATTCACCAATGAGTAGTGATGGGAGAGGGTCTGTCGTTGTAACTGAAAGGAGTTCTATCAGTAACTTAGCATCAAAAGAACAAGATAGCAATAAACAAGGTGGACAAATAACTCCATTCGCTGAGGGATTGTGCAAGTTTCTATCTTTCAGTAAGTTAAGAGTTAAGGCAGACCTGAAGCAAGGTGATTTATTGAATTCTTCGAATCTAGTATGTTCTCTCAGTTTTGATCGTGATGGAGAGTTTTTTGCTACGGCTGGTGTAAATAAGAAGATTAAAGTGTTTGAGTGTGATACAATAATAAATGAAACTCATGATATACACTATCCTGTAGTTGAAATGTCCGGTAGATCTAAGCTTAGCAGTATTTGTTGGAATAGCTACATCAAAAGTCAGATTGCTTCAAGTAATTTTGAAGGCGTAGTACAG GTATGGGATGTTACAAGAAGTCAAGTAGTTACAGAAATGAGAGAACACGAGAAGCGTGTCTGGTCCATTGACTTTTCATCTGCAGATCCAACAATGCTAGCTAGCGGGAGTGACGATGGTTGTGTTAAGCTATGGAGTATCAATCAG GGCGTAAGCATTGGTACTATCAAGACAAAGGCCAATGTCTGCTGTGTTCAGTTTCCCATGAATTCCAGTCGCTATCTTGCATTTGGTTCAGCAGATCATAAAATCTATTACTACGATCTACGAAACTCAAGAGTTCCTCTTTGCACATTGGTTGGACATAATAAAACTGTGAGTTATGTCAAGTTCGTTGATGCAGCAAATATTGTTTCTGCGTCTACGGATAACACACTAAAGCTCTGGGATTTGTCACTATCAACATCTCGGGTTATCGACACTCCCCTTCAATCGTTCAATGGTCACAAGAATGTGAAG AACTTCGTGGGATTGTCGGTATCCAATGGCTTCATTGCAACTGGCTCTGAAACAAACGAG GTTGTCATCTACCACAAAGCTTTTCCTATGCCGGCATTATCGTTCAAATTTCACGATACAGACCCACTTTCCGGCCTTGAAACGGATGACACTGCACAGTTCATCTCTTCTGTTTGCTGGCGCAACCACTCCTCAACCTTGGTTGCAGCAAATTCTACTGGGAACATAAAATTTCTGGAGATGGTCTAG
- the LOC119985832 gene encoding proton pump-interactor 1-like — translation MVVEAVGFEAAQASNIATEVETSFPHEKENGKLDQELGDKPIKFGTHGDEPVKGDGGDALDANFPKEAVDEWPAPKQIHYFYFVKYRPYDDPKIKVKIDQADKEIQKRNQSRFQIMEELKLKRSDRAGVIAQVKSLRTESDQYYTIMGEKKKEREPLYQALGKLRDSGGAGRGGICSSEEELDDLIYSLNYRLQHESIPLTEEKQILREIKQVEGTREKVIANAAARTKIQDEMGQKQVIQDQYKLIGADLDGVRKEHQAVKSKITVLKEKLKSMDDDISSLQNELANATQKRDKALESIHEFRKQRDEGNAYFFQSRVLLNKARDLAAKKDIEALEELSSTELDKFISLWSNNKTIREDYEKRILSSLDQRQLSRDGRIRNPDEKPLVQVPEAPVPSKVEAVAKTNVKQPKEESKAPSQKDTLPVQKSKAGLTDPKPISEGIDIADKEDNSYEISHKDDNSYEISHKDSTSKKEEVVDPGKLKEMKREEEMVKAKQAMERKKKLAEKAAAKAAIRAQKEAEKKLKKEEKKLKKKSGGSALATETEEPAEAVVESAEMVKDEHEVAPVPAKEKVARENPVRLRRNPRGPDSVPRAMLKRKKSTTNYWLWAAPVAVMILSLLVLGYFYLL, via the exons ATGGTAGTTGAGGCTGTGGGATTTGAAGCGGCTCAGGCGTCAAACATTGCAACAGAAGTAGAGACTTCATTTCCTCATGAGAAGGAAAATGGGAAACTGGACCAGGAATTGGGTGACAAGCCCATAAAATTTGGTACCCACGGCGATGAGCCTGTAAAAGGAGATGGGGGTGATGCTTTAGATGCCAACTTCCCCAAGGAGGCTGTTGATGAGTGGCCTGCACCAAAACAGATCCATTACTTTTACTTTGTGAAGTACCGCCCATATGATGatccaaaaataaaagtgaaaattGATCAAGCTGACAAAGAGATTCAGAAAAGGAACCAATCCCGGTTTCAAATTATGGAGGAGCTTAAATTAAAAAGG TCGGATAGGGCAGGCGTGATTGCTCAGGTGAAGTCTCTGAGAACAGAGAGCGACCAGTATTACACAATCATGGgcgagaagaaaaaggaaagggaaCCTTTGTATCAGGCTCTGGGTAAGCTGCGTGATTCAGGCGGTGCTGGTCGGGGTGGCATATGCTCATCTGAGGAAGAGCTTGATGATCTT atctACAGCTTGAATTACCGCTTGCAACATGAGAGCATTCCACTGACTGAGGAGAAACAAATTCTCAGAGAAATCAAGCAGGTTGAAGGGACAAGGGAAAAAGTTATTGCTAATGCAGCTGCGAGAACTAAGATTCAAGATGAAATGGGTCAGAAGCAAGTCATTCAAGATCAATATAAA CTTATAGGAGCTGACTTGGATGGAGTTAGAAAGGAGCATCAAGCAGTTAAGAGCAAAATTACTGTCCTCAAGGAAAAACTGAAGTCAATGGATGATGACATTAGTTCTCTGCAGAATGAGTTGGCGAATGCTACTCAAAAGAGGGACAAAGCGCTTGAAAGCATACATGAATTTCGAAAGCAGCGGGATGAAGGG AACGCCTACTTCTTCCAAAGTCGTGTACTCTTAAACAAGGCCAGAGATCTTGCTGCCAAGAAGGATATAGAGGCACTCGAGGAACTCTCGAGCACAGAG CTTGACAAATTTATCTCCCTCTGGAGTAACAACAAGACTATTAGGGAGGATTATGAGAAAAGAATTTTGTCATCGTTGGATCAACGACAATTGAGTAGGGATGGACGGATAAGAAACCCTGATGAGAAGCCTCTGGTACAGGTACCGGAGGCCCCGGTGCCCTCTAAAGTTGAGGCAGTGGCCAAAACTAATGTTAAGCAACCCAAGGAGGAATCAAAAGCTCCTTCACAAAAGGATACTTTGCCTGTTCAGAAGAGTAAAGCTGGCTTAACAGATCCAAAACCGATTTCTGAGGGTATTGACATTGCGGACAAGGAGGATAATAGTTATGAAATTTCGCACAAGGATGACAATAGTTATGAAATTTCGCACAAGGACTCCACTTCAAAGAAGGAGGAGGTAGTTGATCCTGGAAAGTTGAAAGAGATGAAAAGAGAGGAGGAGATggtgaaagctaaacaagccatggaaaggaagaaaaaattgGCGGAGAAAGCTGCAGCCAAAGCAGCTATAAGAGCTCAAAAGGAGGCTGAAAAGAAGCTAAAG AAGGAGGAAaagaagttgaagaagaagtctGGCGGATCTGCTCTTGCTACTGAGACCGAGGAACCAGCTGAAGCAGTTGTGGAGAGTGCTGAGATGGTAAAAGATGAACATGAAGTGGCACCAGTTCCTGCAAAGGAGAAGGTCGCGAGGGAGAATCCTGTTAGGCTCAGGCGTAATCCAAGGGGTCCAGATTCCGTCCCGAGAGCCATGTTGAAGCGGAAGAAATCCACCACTAACTATTGGTTATGGGCTGCTCCTGTTGCCGTGATGATCTTGTCGCTTCTAGTGCTTGGTTACTTCTACCTGCTTTGA
- the LOC119986260 gene encoding beta-glucuronosyltransferase GlcAT14B-like isoform X1, with the protein MGTLSMEKKWIFPLVVSSLICVFLLATSFNMGLISSLHTINSIFSIFPSRTNQTELAFAETRMSQTPPPPPVPTIPRFAYLISGSKGDLEKLWRTLKALYHPRNQYVVHLDLESPAEERLELASRVEKNPVFSKVGNVYMITKANMVTYKGPTMVSNTLHACAVLLKRSKDWDWFINLSASDYPLVTQDDLIHTFSTLNRNLNFIEHSSHLGWKEDKRAMPLIIDPGLYSSKKTDIYWASPRRTLPTSFKLFTGSAWMVLTHSFVEYLIWGWDNLPRTLLMYYANFVSSPEGYFHTVICNVPEYAQTAVNHDLHYISWDNPPKQHPHVLSLNDTEKMIASGAAFARKFRQNDPVLDKIDRDLLGRKNGSFTPGGWCANRPKCSKIGDPSKIKPGPGAQRLRRLIGRLALMAKLGQNQCK; encoded by the exons ATGGGTACTTTAAGCATGGAGAAGAAATGGATTTTCCCACTTGTCGTAAGCTCTCTCATATGTGTATTCCTTTTAGCTACTTCCTTCAACATGGGTCTCATCTCTTCATTGCACACAATCAATTCGATCTTCTCGATATTCCCATCTCGCACAAACCAGACCGAATTAGCTTTTGCAGAAACAAGGATGTCGCAaactccacctcctcctcctgttCCCACAATTCCTCGTTTTGCCTATTTGATTTCAGGGTCGAAAGGTGATTTAGAAAAGCTTTGGAGAACTCTAAAGGCATTGTATCATCCACGGAATCAGTATGTTGTTCATTTGGATCTTGAGTCACCAGCAGAAGAAAGGTTGGAGCTTGCTTCTCGAGTAGAAAAAAATCCAGTTTTCTCAAAGGTTGGGAATGTCTACATGATCACCAAAGCCAACATGGTGACCTATAAAGGACCAACTATGGTTTCTAATACACTTCATGCTTGTGCTGTTCTTCTGAAGAGGAGTAAAGATTGGGACTGGTTCATCAACCTCAGTGCTTCTGATTATCCTCTTGTGACCCAAGATG ATCTTATTCACACTTTTTCAACTTTAAACCGAAATCTAAATTTTATAGAGCATTCAAGTCATCTTGGCTGGAAGGA GGATAAAAGAGCAATGCCTTTGATTATAGATCCTGGGCTCTACTCATCAAAAAAGACAGACATATACTGGGCCTCGCCTCGGAGAACTTTGCCGACATCATTCAAATTATTTACCG GTTCAGCATGGATGGTTTTGACGCATTCATTTGTAGAGTACTTAATTTGGGGTTGGGACAATCTACCTAGGACTCTTCTAATGTACTACGCAAACTTCGTCTCTTCCCCTGAAGGCTACTTCCATACAGTTATTTGCAATGTCCCAGAATATGCTCAGACAGCCGTCAATCATGACCTGCATTACATTTCCTGGGACAATCCCCCGAAGCAGCACCCTCACGTCCTTTCGCTTAATGACACGGAGAAGATGATTGCTAGTGGTGCTGCCTTTGCCAGAAAATTCAGACAAAATGACCCTGTCTTGGATAAGATAGACAGGGATTTACTTGGCCGGAAGAATGGAAGCTTCACACCTGGTGGTTGGTGTGCTAATCGCCCCAAATGCTCTAAGATTGGTGATCCATCCAAGATCAAACCAGGTCCTGGAGCTCAAAGGCTTCGACGTCTCATTGGTAGGTTGGCTCTGATGGCTAAACTTGGTCAAAATCAGTGTAAATAG